The following coding sequences are from one Tachysurus vachellii isolate PV-2020 chromosome 7, HZAU_Pvac_v1, whole genome shotgun sequence window:
- the ppargc1a gene encoding peroxisome proliferator-activated receptor gamma coactivator 1-alpha isoform X3 — translation MAWDRCNQESVWTELECAALVGEDQPLCPDLPELDLSELDVSDLDADSFLGGLKWYSDQSEIISSQYGNESSNLFEIDEENEANLLAVLTETLDSIPVDEDGLPSFEALADGDVTNASDQSCPSTPDGSPRTPEPEEPSLLKKLLLAPPNSQLSYNQYPGSKAQNHAASNHRIRPTPAVTKTDNPWNSKQRGVCPQPNRLVRRPCTELLKYLTASDDAFQTRASEAKSTWSGCDKDRGGPGTSSCSSSSSPSSSSTSSFSSLSSCSSSTASKKKPSSASLSTQQQQLAVQAQRAKPTTLPLPLTPESPNDHKGSPFENKTIERTLSVEISGTPGLTPPTTPPHKASQENLFKVSLKTKLSSASSALMNKKAKLSNGSPSSLPFSSSSRMAHEKSELYAQLSKASSALPLGNLEECRGKRPTPRVFGDHDYCQASSTKRDNGTSAATITGPVEGRHVEPKDSTMPAFSNLTSSLSSTSPLSSSLARQLQGLSPMVQDACPDKEAQGQDNGPALGAKTSKECISAGRKLLRDQEIREELNKHFGNPQQAFFSETEQSEFQPLDESDSGDENYYPFEAYMDTGLPDFEDLEVGRERLFCSWEGTPLEMLFEGSPPCSPSSSLPSQSSVSPPSTLLSPLHFYNVQSGSRSRSRSRSSSRHRYRSLSRSPYSCSQSPDNCSPSWSHHTVDKSTFKSRTIRSPQSDSHSGLAQRPRYDSYEEYQHEQLQREEYQRDYEKREVERAEQREKQRKRAIEERRVLYVGRLRADSTRSELKRRFEVFGEIEECAINLRHNGDNFGFITYRYTCDAFAALENGHTLRRPNEPQFKLCFGGQKQFCKSNYTDLDSHSEDFDPTSTKSKYDSMDFDSLLHEAQCSLRR, via the exons ATAGATGAAGAAAATGAGGCCAACTTGCTGGCAGTGCTCACAGAAACCCTGGACAGTATCCCTGTGGACGAGGACGGATTGCCTTCTTTTGAAGCCCTGGCAGATGGGGACGTGACCAACGCCAGCGATCAGAGCTGTCCCTCCACCCCCGATGGCTCACCACGCACCCCAGAGCCAGAGGAGCCCTCCTTG CTAAAGAAACTCCTTTTGGCTCCACCTAACTCTCAGCTCAGCTATAATCAATACCCAGGCAGTAAGGCACAGAACCATGCAGCCAGCAACCACAGGATACGACCAACACCTGCTGTTACCAAG aCAGACAACCCCTGGAACAGCAAACAAAGAGGGGTCTGCCCCCAGCCAAATCGGCTGGTGAGACGCCCGTGCACTGAATTGCTCAAGTACCTCACTGCCAGCGATGATGCCTTCCAGACGAGAGCCAGTGAAGCCAAGAGCACCTGGTCAGGCTGCGACAAGGACAGGGGTGGGCCTGGTACCTCCTCCTGTTCGTCATCTTCCTCTCCATCTTCTTCATccacctcctccttctcctccttgtcctcctgttcctcctctACTGCCTCAAAGAAGAAGCCCTCCTCTGCCTCCCTGTCaacgcagcagcagcagctggcAGTGCAGGCCCAGAGAG CCAAACCAACCACCTTGCCACTTCCTTTGACCCCAGAGTCTCCAAA TGACCACAAGGGATCTCCATTTGAGAACAAGACCATTGAACGCACATTGAGTGTGGAGATCTCTGGAACCCCAG GTCTGACACCACCTACCACACCTCCTCATAAAGCCAGTCAAGAGAACCTTTTCAAAGTATCACTCAAAACCAAGCTGTCTTCAGCTTCTTCAGCCCTGATGAACAAGAAGGCCAAGCTGAGCAATGGAAGCCCTAGCTCTCTTCCATTCAGTAGCTCCAGCAGGATGGCCCATGAGAAGTCTGAGCTTTATGCCCAGCTGAGCAAGGCATCCTCTGCCCTGCCTCTGGGAAACTTAGAAGAGTGCCGGGGCAAGCGGCCTACGCCCCGTGTGTTTGGTGATCATGATTATTGCCAGGCCTCAAGCACAAAACGAGACAATGGCACATCGGCTGCCACAATCACTGGGCCTGTAGAGGGCCGGCATGTGGAACCTAAAGACTCAACCATGCCAGCCTTCTCTAATCTCACATCCTCTTTGTCTTCCACCAGTCCCTTATCTTCCTCTCTGGCAAGGCAGCTGCAGGGTCTTTCCCCCATGGTTCAGGATGCTTGTCCAGACAAGGAAGCTCAGGGGCAGGACAACGGTCCTGCACTGGGTGCCAAAACTTCTAAAGAGTGCATCTCTGCTGGCAGGAAGCTGCTGCGAGACCAGGAGATACGGGAAGAGCTAAATAAGCACTTTGGTAACCCCCAGCAAGCCTTTTTTAGTGAGACTGAGCAGAGTGAGTTCCAGCCACTAGATGAAAGTGACTCTGGGGATGAGAACTATTACCCTTTTGAGGCCTACATGGACACGGGCCTGCCTGACTTTGAGGACCTAGAAGTGGGCCGTGAGCGTCTTTTTTGCTCTTGGGAAGGGACTCCACTGGAGATGCTCTTTGAAGGCTCACCGCCCTGTTCCCCATCCAGCAGCTTGCCTTCCCAAAGCTCGGTCTCACCACCCTCAACTCTGCTTTCGCCACTGCACTTCTACAACGTGCAGTCTGGGTCACGCTCTAGATCCCGCTCCAGGTCTTCCTCCCGCCACAGATACAGATCCCTCTCCAGGTCTCCTTACTCCTGTTCCCAATCCCCAGATAACTGCTCCCCCTCTTG GTCTCATCATACTGTTGATAAGAGCACTTTCAAATCCAGGACTATTAGAAGTCCTCAGTCTGACTCTCACTCTGGTCTCGCTCAGAGGCCCAG gTATGACAGCTATGAAGAATACCAGCATGAACAGCTGCAGAGGGAGGAGTACCAGCGGGACTATGAAAAACGCGAGGTAGAGAGGGCAGAACAGAGGGAGAAACAACGAAAGAGAGCAATA GAGGAGAGGCGGGTTTTGTACGTCGGACGTCTCCGGGCTGACAGCACACGCTCCGAACTCAAGCGGCGCTTTGAAGTTTTTGGCGAGATCGAGGAGTGTGCCATCAACTTGAGACATAATGG GGACAATTTTGGCTTTATCACCTACCGCTACACTTGTGATGCCTTCGCTGCCCTTGAGAATGGACACACCTTGCGCAGGCCGAACGAGCCTCAGTTCAAGCTCTGCTTCGGTGGACAAAAGCAGTTCTGCAAATCCAATTACACAGACCTGG ACTCTCATTCTGAAGACTTTGATCCGACTTCAACTAAAAGCAAATATGACTCGATGGATTTTGACAGCTTGTTGCACGAGGCCCAGTGTAGCCTGAGAAGGTAA
- the ppargc1a gene encoding peroxisome proliferator-activated receptor gamma coactivator 1-alpha isoform X2: MAWDRCNQESVWTELECAALVGEDQPLCPDLPELDLSELDVSDLDADSFLGGLKWYSDQSEIISSQYGNESSNLFEKIDEENEANLLAVLTETLDSIPVDEDGLPSFEALADGDVTNASDQSCPSTPDGSPRTPEPEEPSLLKKLLLAPPNSQLSYNQYPGSKAQNHAASNHRIRPTPAVTKTDNPWNSKQRGVCPQPNRLVRRPCTELLKYLTASDDAFQTRASEAKSTWSGCDKDRGGPGTSSCSSSSSPSSSSTSSFSSLSSCSSSTASKKKPSSASLSTQQQQLAVQAQRAKPTTLPLPLTPESPNDHKGSPFENKTIERTLSVEISGTPGLTPPTTPPHKASQENLFKVSLKTKLSSASSALMNKKAKLSNGSPSSLPFSSSSRMAHEKSELYAQLSKASSALPLGNLEECRGKRPTPRVFGDHDYCQASSTKRDNGTSAATITGPVEGRHVEPKDSTMPAFSNLTSSLSSTSPLSSSLARQLQGLSPMVQDACPDKEAQGQDNGPALGAKTSKECISAGRKLLRDQEIREELNKHFGNPQQAFFSETEQSEFQPLDESDSGDENYYPFEAYMDTGLPDFEDLEVGRERLFCSWEGTPLEMLFEGSPPCSPSSSLPSQSSVSPPSTLLSPLHFYNVQSGSRSRSRSRSSSRHRYRSLSRSPYSCSQSPDNCSPSWSHHTVDKSTFKSRTIRSPQSDSHSGLAQRPRYDSYEEYQHEQLQREEYQRDYEKREVERAEQREKQRKRAIEERRVLYVGRLRADSTRSELKRRFEVFGEIEECAINLRHNGDNFGFITYRYTCDAFAALENGHTLRRPNEPQFKLCFGGQKQFCKSNYTDLDSHSEDFDPTSTKSKYDSMDFDSLLHEAQCSLRR, translated from the exons AAGATAGATGAAGAAAATGAGGCCAACTTGCTGGCAGTGCTCACAGAAACCCTGGACAGTATCCCTGTGGACGAGGACGGATTGCCTTCTTTTGAAGCCCTGGCAGATGGGGACGTGACCAACGCCAGCGATCAGAGCTGTCCCTCCACCCCCGATGGCTCACCACGCACCCCAGAGCCAGAGGAGCCCTCCTTG CTAAAGAAACTCCTTTTGGCTCCACCTAACTCTCAGCTCAGCTATAATCAATACCCAGGCAGTAAGGCACAGAACCATGCAGCCAGCAACCACAGGATACGACCAACACCTGCTGTTACCAAG aCAGACAACCCCTGGAACAGCAAACAAAGAGGGGTCTGCCCCCAGCCAAATCGGCTGGTGAGACGCCCGTGCACTGAATTGCTCAAGTACCTCACTGCCAGCGATGATGCCTTCCAGACGAGAGCCAGTGAAGCCAAGAGCACCTGGTCAGGCTGCGACAAGGACAGGGGTGGGCCTGGTACCTCCTCCTGTTCGTCATCTTCCTCTCCATCTTCTTCATccacctcctccttctcctccttgtcctcctgttcctcctctACTGCCTCAAAGAAGAAGCCCTCCTCTGCCTCCCTGTCaacgcagcagcagcagctggcAGTGCAGGCCCAGAGAG CCAAACCAACCACCTTGCCACTTCCTTTGACCCCAGAGTCTCCAAA TGACCACAAGGGATCTCCATTTGAGAACAAGACCATTGAACGCACATTGAGTGTGGAGATCTCTGGAACCCCAG GTCTGACACCACCTACCACACCTCCTCATAAAGCCAGTCAAGAGAACCTTTTCAAAGTATCACTCAAAACCAAGCTGTCTTCAGCTTCTTCAGCCCTGATGAACAAGAAGGCCAAGCTGAGCAATGGAAGCCCTAGCTCTCTTCCATTCAGTAGCTCCAGCAGGATGGCCCATGAGAAGTCTGAGCTTTATGCCCAGCTGAGCAAGGCATCCTCTGCCCTGCCTCTGGGAAACTTAGAAGAGTGCCGGGGCAAGCGGCCTACGCCCCGTGTGTTTGGTGATCATGATTATTGCCAGGCCTCAAGCACAAAACGAGACAATGGCACATCGGCTGCCACAATCACTGGGCCTGTAGAGGGCCGGCATGTGGAACCTAAAGACTCAACCATGCCAGCCTTCTCTAATCTCACATCCTCTTTGTCTTCCACCAGTCCCTTATCTTCCTCTCTGGCAAGGCAGCTGCAGGGTCTTTCCCCCATGGTTCAGGATGCTTGTCCAGACAAGGAAGCTCAGGGGCAGGACAACGGTCCTGCACTGGGTGCCAAAACTTCTAAAGAGTGCATCTCTGCTGGCAGGAAGCTGCTGCGAGACCAGGAGATACGGGAAGAGCTAAATAAGCACTTTGGTAACCCCCAGCAAGCCTTTTTTAGTGAGACTGAGCAGAGTGAGTTCCAGCCACTAGATGAAAGTGACTCTGGGGATGAGAACTATTACCCTTTTGAGGCCTACATGGACACGGGCCTGCCTGACTTTGAGGACCTAGAAGTGGGCCGTGAGCGTCTTTTTTGCTCTTGGGAAGGGACTCCACTGGAGATGCTCTTTGAAGGCTCACCGCCCTGTTCCCCATCCAGCAGCTTGCCTTCCCAAAGCTCGGTCTCACCACCCTCAACTCTGCTTTCGCCACTGCACTTCTACAACGTGCAGTCTGGGTCACGCTCTAGATCCCGCTCCAGGTCTTCCTCCCGCCACAGATACAGATCCCTCTCCAGGTCTCCTTACTCCTGTTCCCAATCCCCAGATAACTGCTCCCCCTCTTG GTCTCATCATACTGTTGATAAGAGCACTTTCAAATCCAGGACTATTAGAAGTCCTCAGTCTGACTCTCACTCTGGTCTCGCTCAGAGGCCCAG gTATGACAGCTATGAAGAATACCAGCATGAACAGCTGCAGAGGGAGGAGTACCAGCGGGACTATGAAAAACGCGAGGTAGAGAGGGCAGAACAGAGGGAGAAACAACGAAAGAGAGCAATA GAGGAGAGGCGGGTTTTGTACGTCGGACGTCTCCGGGCTGACAGCACACGCTCCGAACTCAAGCGGCGCTTTGAAGTTTTTGGCGAGATCGAGGAGTGTGCCATCAACTTGAGACATAATGG GGACAATTTTGGCTTTATCACCTACCGCTACACTTGTGATGCCTTCGCTGCCCTTGAGAATGGACACACCTTGCGCAGGCCGAACGAGCCTCAGTTCAAGCTCTGCTTCGGTGGACAAAAGCAGTTCTGCAAATCCAATTACACAGACCTGG ACTCTCATTCTGAAGACTTTGATCCGACTTCAACTAAAAGCAAATATGACTCGATGGATTTTGACAGCTTGTTGCACGAGGCCCAGTGTAGCCTGAGAAGGTAA
- the ppargc1a gene encoding peroxisome proliferator-activated receptor gamma coactivator 1-alpha isoform X1 gives MAWDRCNQESVWTELECAALVGEDQPLCPDLPELDLSELDVSDLDADSFLGGLKWYSDQSEIISSQYGNESSNLFEKIDEENEANLLAVLTETLDSIPVDEDGLPSFEALADGDVTNASDQSCPSTPDGSPRTPEPEEPSLLKKLLLAPPNSQLSYNQYPGSKAQNHAASNHRIRPTPAVTKTDNPWNSKQRGVCPQPNRLVRRPCTELLKYLTASDDAFQTRASEAKSTWSGCDKDRGGPGTSSCSSSSSPSSSSTSSFSSLSSCSSSTASKKKPSSASLSTQQQQLAVQAQRGESQAAGAYSVAGEGAGQWRRCTHGEQSTPVVPSCGSGCSHACSSEEGRPLQGADTGSLAAARFIRYMHSYSLPPRETGRAGSCGCCLEAGGWAGASRADRHITITIRKRRQEQEHPMLSQLLTSRPRPARYRAHLQMPSVSQTDKQDPLKAPPRDKGWDGHIVKDSQGHQIVSPVLHLEEPRQANSSDLELSTLVDMDLECLLMQFEQDIGRSKIKMGQNGVDVHDDFLGSPLSFPGGLPSPLFQDSLVPEHTPSTIQEQNPHRQADCKHPDDQVPPPLAKPTTLPLPLTPESPNDHKGSPFENKTIERTLSVEISGTPGLTPPTTPPHKASQENLFKVSLKTKLSSASSALMNKKAKLSNGSPSSLPFSSSSRMAHEKSELYAQLSKASSALPLGNLEECRGKRPTPRVFGDHDYCQASSTKRDNGTSAATITGPVEGRHVEPKDSTMPAFSNLTSSLSSTSPLSSSLARQLQGLSPMVQDACPDKEAQGQDNGPALGAKTSKECISAGRKLLRDQEIREELNKHFGNPQQAFFSETEQSEFQPLDESDSGDENYYPFEAYMDTGLPDFEDLEVGRERLFCSWEGTPLEMLFEGSPPCSPSSSLPSQSSVSPPSTLLSPLHFYNVQSGSRSRSRSRSSSRHRYRSLSRSPYSCSQSPDNCSPSWSHHTVDKSTFKSRTIRSPQSDSHSGLAQRPRYDSYEEYQHEQLQREEYQRDYEKREVERAEQREKQRKRAIEERRVLYVGRLRADSTRSELKRRFEVFGEIEECAINLRHNGDNFGFITYRYTCDAFAALENGHTLRRPNEPQFKLCFGGQKQFCKSNYTDLDSHSEDFDPTSTKSKYDSMDFDSLLHEAQCSLRR, from the exons AAGATAGATGAAGAAAATGAGGCCAACTTGCTGGCAGTGCTCACAGAAACCCTGGACAGTATCCCTGTGGACGAGGACGGATTGCCTTCTTTTGAAGCCCTGGCAGATGGGGACGTGACCAACGCCAGCGATCAGAGCTGTCCCTCCACCCCCGATGGCTCACCACGCACCCCAGAGCCAGAGGAGCCCTCCTTG CTAAAGAAACTCCTTTTGGCTCCACCTAACTCTCAGCTCAGCTATAATCAATACCCAGGCAGTAAGGCACAGAACCATGCAGCCAGCAACCACAGGATACGACCAACACCTGCTGTTACCAAG aCAGACAACCCCTGGAACAGCAAACAAAGAGGGGTCTGCCCCCAGCCAAATCGGCTGGTGAGACGCCCGTGCACTGAATTGCTCAAGTACCTCACTGCCAGCGATGATGCCTTCCAGACGAGAGCCAGTGAAGCCAAGAGCACCTGGTCAGGCTGCGACAAGGACAGGGGTGGGCCTGGTACCTCCTCCTGTTCGTCATCTTCCTCTCCATCTTCTTCATccacctcctccttctcctccttgtcctcctgttcctcctctACTGCCTCAAAGAAGAAGCCCTCCTCTGCCTCCCTGTCaacgcagcagcagcagctggcAGTGCAGGCCCAGAGAGGTGAGAGCCAGGCAGCAGGGGCATATAGTGTGGCTGGTGAGGGGGCAGGGCAATGGCGGCGTTGTACACATGGGGAGCAGTCCACCCCTGTTGTGCCATCCTGTGGAAGTGGCTGTAGCCACGCCTGCTCCAGTGAAGAGGGGAGGCCACTGCAGGGTGCTGACACAGGCAGCCTGGCTGCCGCCCGCTTCATTAGGTACATGCACTCTTACTCTCTCCCGCCTAGAGAGACGGGTCGCGCAGGCAGCTGTGGCTGTTGTCTTGAGGCGGGCGGCTGGGCTGGGGCCAGCCGTGCTGACAGGCACATCACTATAACTATTAGGAAGAGGAGGCAAGAGCAAGAGCATCCCATGCTCAGCCAGCTGCTGACCTCCAGACCCAGGCCAGCCCGTTATCGGGCCCACCTACAAATGCCCAGTGTGTCCCAGACAGACAAGCAAGATCCGCTCAAAGCACCTCCTAGAGACAAAGGGTGGGATGGGCACATAGTGAAAGATAGTCAGGGACATCAGATCGTAAGCCCAGTTCTACACCTCGAGGAACCTAGACAAGCTAACTCATCAGATCTTGAACTTTCAACCCTGGTTGATATGGATTTAGAATGTTTGTTAATGCAATTTGAGCAGGATATAGGACGATCTAAAATTAAAATGGGGCAAAATGGGGTGGATGTTCATGATGATTTCTTAGGCAGCCCCCTGTCATTCCCAGGGGGCTTGCCAAGTCCACTCTTCCAAGACTCTTTAGTTCCAGAGCACACTCCCTCCACCATACAAGAGCAGaacccacacagacaggcagactgcAAGCACCCCGATGACCAGGTTCCACCACCGTTAG CCAAACCAACCACCTTGCCACTTCCTTTGACCCCAGAGTCTCCAAA TGACCACAAGGGATCTCCATTTGAGAACAAGACCATTGAACGCACATTGAGTGTGGAGATCTCTGGAACCCCAG GTCTGACACCACCTACCACACCTCCTCATAAAGCCAGTCAAGAGAACCTTTTCAAAGTATCACTCAAAACCAAGCTGTCTTCAGCTTCTTCAGCCCTGATGAACAAGAAGGCCAAGCTGAGCAATGGAAGCCCTAGCTCTCTTCCATTCAGTAGCTCCAGCAGGATGGCCCATGAGAAGTCTGAGCTTTATGCCCAGCTGAGCAAGGCATCCTCTGCCCTGCCTCTGGGAAACTTAGAAGAGTGCCGGGGCAAGCGGCCTACGCCCCGTGTGTTTGGTGATCATGATTATTGCCAGGCCTCAAGCACAAAACGAGACAATGGCACATCGGCTGCCACAATCACTGGGCCTGTAGAGGGCCGGCATGTGGAACCTAAAGACTCAACCATGCCAGCCTTCTCTAATCTCACATCCTCTTTGTCTTCCACCAGTCCCTTATCTTCCTCTCTGGCAAGGCAGCTGCAGGGTCTTTCCCCCATGGTTCAGGATGCTTGTCCAGACAAGGAAGCTCAGGGGCAGGACAACGGTCCTGCACTGGGTGCCAAAACTTCTAAAGAGTGCATCTCTGCTGGCAGGAAGCTGCTGCGAGACCAGGAGATACGGGAAGAGCTAAATAAGCACTTTGGTAACCCCCAGCAAGCCTTTTTTAGTGAGACTGAGCAGAGTGAGTTCCAGCCACTAGATGAAAGTGACTCTGGGGATGAGAACTATTACCCTTTTGAGGCCTACATGGACACGGGCCTGCCTGACTTTGAGGACCTAGAAGTGGGCCGTGAGCGTCTTTTTTGCTCTTGGGAAGGGACTCCACTGGAGATGCTCTTTGAAGGCTCACCGCCCTGTTCCCCATCCAGCAGCTTGCCTTCCCAAAGCTCGGTCTCACCACCCTCAACTCTGCTTTCGCCACTGCACTTCTACAACGTGCAGTCTGGGTCACGCTCTAGATCCCGCTCCAGGTCTTCCTCCCGCCACAGATACAGATCCCTCTCCAGGTCTCCTTACTCCTGTTCCCAATCCCCAGATAACTGCTCCCCCTCTTG GTCTCATCATACTGTTGATAAGAGCACTTTCAAATCCAGGACTATTAGAAGTCCTCAGTCTGACTCTCACTCTGGTCTCGCTCAGAGGCCCAG gTATGACAGCTATGAAGAATACCAGCATGAACAGCTGCAGAGGGAGGAGTACCAGCGGGACTATGAAAAACGCGAGGTAGAGAGGGCAGAACAGAGGGAGAAACAACGAAAGAGAGCAATA GAGGAGAGGCGGGTTTTGTACGTCGGACGTCTCCGGGCTGACAGCACACGCTCCGAACTCAAGCGGCGCTTTGAAGTTTTTGGCGAGATCGAGGAGTGTGCCATCAACTTGAGACATAATGG GGACAATTTTGGCTTTATCACCTACCGCTACACTTGTGATGCCTTCGCTGCCCTTGAGAATGGACACACCTTGCGCAGGCCGAACGAGCCTCAGTTCAAGCTCTGCTTCGGTGGACAAAAGCAGTTCTGCAAATCCAATTACACAGACCTGG ACTCTCATTCTGAAGACTTTGATCCGACTTCAACTAAAAGCAAATATGACTCGATGGATTTTGACAGCTTGTTGCACGAGGCCCAGTGTAGCCTGAGAAGGTAA